One segment of Pseudoalteromonas rubra DNA contains the following:
- a CDS encoding sensor histidine kinase → MSTSSHWSFSGRILLSSGCVLTCALIALAIALHHQVPVFFACSVILLVSLMMLFLLLGHYTRRRQRILATLEDGIKSIKDGDLSLRISPTPDPDLARLIDLYNQLTTNLKQQKQKLNQKELVLDSIVQASPMATLLLDKQHHIVYHNAAARQLLHKQPGALTGSSLEVACDALPAALAQALNSGYTGMLSFEQQEQKHTYYLGVEPVTLNYQPHSLIICKNVSAEQNREEIMLWKNAIRLISHELNNSLAPIQSLTSSAQTMLNQHKHLELLPDMLDTVSQRAHNLSEFIQRYAEYARLPAPSCAAHAIAPLLERLQALYPFTLLGTVPADTGYFDVAQVEQVLLNLLKNAHESGSDRADISVRVVQSQTRLRFAVVDRGSGILPGNLHQALQPFYSTKAQGTGLGLSLCHDIITAHQGQLRLRNREKGGLMVEFDLPLGENTH, encoded by the coding sequence ATGAGCACGTCCTCACATTGGTCTTTTTCAGGCAGAATATTGCTAAGCAGTGGCTGTGTACTTACGTGTGCACTGATTGCACTGGCCATTGCGCTGCACCATCAGGTTCCGGTGTTCTTTGCCTGCTCAGTGATCCTGTTGGTGTCATTGATGATGTTGTTTTTGCTGCTGGGCCACTATACCAGACGTCGTCAACGCATACTGGCCACGCTGGAAGATGGAATAAAAAGTATTAAGGATGGTGATCTGTCGCTGCGAATTTCACCGACTCCGGATCCTGATTTGGCCAGGCTGATTGACTTATATAACCAGCTCACCACAAACCTCAAACAGCAAAAACAAAAGCTGAATCAAAAAGAACTGGTACTGGACAGCATAGTGCAGGCCTCCCCTATGGCGACCTTGTTACTTGATAAACAGCATCACATTGTTTATCACAATGCCGCTGCTCGGCAGTTGTTGCACAAACAACCAGGTGCGCTCACAGGCAGCTCACTGGAAGTCGCGTGCGATGCCTTACCGGCAGCGCTAGCTCAGGCACTCAATAGCGGATATACAGGGATGCTGAGTTTCGAGCAACAAGAACAAAAACATACCTATTATCTCGGAGTGGAACCTGTCACGTTGAATTACCAACCACATAGCCTGATCATTTGCAAAAACGTCTCTGCAGAACAGAACCGCGAAGAGATCATGCTATGGAAAAATGCCATTCGTCTGATCAGCCATGAATTAAATAACTCGCTGGCACCGATCCAGTCACTGACCAGCTCGGCACAAACCATGTTAAACCAGCACAAGCACCTTGAGCTGCTCCCAGACATGCTGGATACCGTGTCACAACGCGCTCATAATCTCAGCGAATTTATTCAGCGTTATGCCGAATATGCGCGCTTGCCTGCGCCCAGTTGCGCTGCTCATGCGATTGCACCGCTACTCGAACGTCTGCAGGCTCTGTACCCTTTTACTTTGCTGGGAACGGTCCCTGCGGACACCGGCTACTTCGATGTTGCGCAAGTTGAACAGGTTTTACTGAATTTGCTCAAAAATGCCCATGAATCAGGGAGTGACAGGGCCGATATCTCCGTGAGAGTAGTCCAATCCCAAACCCGCCTGAGGTTTGCCGTTGTGGATCGAGGCTCTGGGATCCTGCCAGGTAATTTACATCAGGCACTGCAGCCTTTTTACTCAACCAAAGCACAGGGAACCGGGCTGGGTTTAAGCCTGTGTCATGACATCATCACGGCCCACCAGGGTCAGTTAAGGTTGCGCAACCGAGAAAAAGGTGGCCTGATGGTAGAATTCGATTTACCTTTAGGGGAAAACACCCACTAA
- a CDS encoding sigma-54-dependent transcriptional regulator encodes MQHKILVIDDNTDVIKALKILFLINDIDCEGASSPEQGLAMLQSQDYDLVIQDMNFTSDTTSGEEGKALYHQIRTLNPDLPIILLTAWAQLEMAVELIKHGAADYIAKPWQDDKLLSSVNNLLEMYQLQQSQTRSNKQFKLKRDKLSAHYDLSGLIFADQAMLSLLETATQVAYSDAQVLITGPNGAGKEKIAELLVANSAYRDKPFIRVNAGALPAELIEAELFGVVSGAYTGATKSREGRFAAADGGTLFLDEIGNLPLTGQQKLLRVLQTGEFEAVGSSKTQRVKVRVISATNANLNEAIARGTFRQDLYYRLNMIELRLPPLAERPDDIIPLAQHFLAADKVLSEGAQRLLKRYSWPGNVRELQNVIGRAELLASGKQIEAADLGLSTSASTMVNHEFSIEDITQALDKHQGNVTHAAKSLGLSRQAMYRRMDKFGIKR; translated from the coding sequence ATGCAACATAAAATTCTCGTCATTGATGACAATACAGATGTCATAAAAGCGCTCAAGATTCTTTTTTTAATAAATGACATCGACTGCGAAGGTGCCAGTTCGCCTGAACAAGGGCTGGCAATGCTGCAATCCCAGGATTACGACTTAGTGATCCAGGATATGAACTTTACCAGTGACACCACCTCTGGCGAAGAGGGCAAGGCCCTGTACCACCAGATCCGAACACTCAACCCGGATCTGCCCATTATCCTGCTGACCGCCTGGGCCCAGCTGGAAATGGCGGTGGAGTTAATTAAGCACGGTGCCGCAGATTATATCGCCAAACCCTGGCAGGATGATAAATTGCTCAGTTCGGTCAATAACCTGCTAGAGATGTATCAGCTGCAACAGTCCCAAACACGCAGCAACAAGCAGTTCAAGCTCAAACGAGATAAGCTGAGCGCACACTACGATCTCAGCGGTCTGATCTTTGCCGATCAGGCTATGCTGTCACTGCTTGAAACGGCAACACAGGTGGCCTACTCCGACGCGCAAGTGTTAATCACAGGTCCCAACGGTGCGGGTAAAGAGAAAATTGCAGAACTCCTGGTTGCTAACAGTGCCTACCGGGACAAGCCCTTTATCCGCGTCAATGCTGGTGCACTGCCTGCTGAACTGATTGAAGCTGAGCTGTTTGGTGTTGTCAGTGGCGCATATACCGGAGCTACTAAAAGTCGTGAAGGCCGGTTTGCCGCCGCCGATGGGGGCACTCTGTTCCTTGATGAAATTGGTAATTTGCCACTGACAGGCCAGCAAAAACTGCTCAGGGTGCTGCAAACCGGCGAGTTCGAAGCCGTTGGCAGCAGTAAAACCCAGCGGGTTAAAGTCAGAGTGATCAGCGCAACCAATGCCAACCTCAATGAGGCCATAGCACGAGGTACATTCAGACAAGATTTGTACTATCGGCTCAATATGATTGAACTACGTTTACCGCCACTGGCAGAGCGCCCTGACGACATCATTCCACTTGCCCAACACTTTTTGGCCGCAGATAAAGTACTCAGTGAGGGCGCCCAGCGTTTGCTCAAGCGCTACAGCTGGCCGGGCAACGTTCGCGAGCTGCAAAATGTCATAGGTCGGGCAGAGCTGCTTGCCAGTGGAAAACAGATTGAAGCCGCAGATCTGGGCCTGAGCACTTCGGCCTCAACCATGGTCAATCACGAATTTAGCATCGAAGATATAACCCAGGCGCTGGACAAACACCAGGGTAACGTCACCCATGCAGCAAAAAGCCTGGGGTTGAGTCGTCAGGCCATGTACCGCCGTATGGACAAGTTCGGGATCAAGCGATGA